Proteins found in one Micromonospora sp. WMMD1082 genomic segment:
- a CDS encoding GNAT family N-acetyltransferase encodes MPDVRELTPDDLADAWQLGRLAFGADPQPPPPPRTTGRTAYGAFDPAGNLIGKAADLHDDQWWTGRAVPAADVAGVAVAPEARGTGVARALLRTLLRGAHDRGAAISALFPTTPAPYRACGWEITGQLRTLDLPTATLPRHRTDPALTVRAGTTADLPATAELHRRVAHHRNGLLTRTHPRFTTGELPYDGLTLVEHDGTLVGYAGWNRGRGYGPTAVLTVEDILATTDDAARALAGVLASWHSVTPTLRLTPLPGDAVSARLPLEHAREHERQPWMHRPVDVARAVQTRGWPAHTRGEVTFTLTDDLADWNTGTWQLAVDGGQAHLRRVTTDADLHLTVRGFALLYTATATARTLAETGLLTHTTADPSALDLLAAGPPAQLVDYF; translated from the coding sequence GTGCCCGACGTGCGTGAACTCACCCCCGACGACCTGGCCGACGCCTGGCAGCTCGGTCGGCTCGCCTTCGGCGCCGACCCGCAACCACCCCCGCCACCACGCACCACCGGCCGCACCGCCTACGGCGCCTTCGACCCCGCCGGAAACCTCATCGGCAAAGCCGCCGACCTGCACGACGACCAGTGGTGGACCGGGCGGGCCGTACCCGCCGCCGACGTCGCCGGGGTCGCCGTCGCCCCCGAGGCCCGCGGCACCGGAGTCGCCCGCGCACTGCTACGCACCCTGCTGCGCGGCGCCCACGACCGCGGCGCCGCCATCAGCGCGCTGTTCCCCACCACCCCCGCCCCCTACCGGGCCTGCGGCTGGGAGATCACCGGGCAGCTACGCACCCTCGACCTGCCCACCGCCACCCTGCCCCGGCACCGCACCGACCCGGCGCTGACCGTCCGCGCCGGCACCACCGCCGACCTACCCGCCACCGCCGAACTCCACCGGCGCGTCGCCCACCACCGCAACGGCCTGCTCACCCGCACCCACCCCCGGTTCACCACCGGAGAACTGCCCTACGACGGGCTCACCCTCGTCGAACACGACGGAACCCTGGTCGGCTACGCCGGCTGGAACCGGGGCCGAGGCTACGGCCCCACCGCCGTGCTCACCGTCGAGGACATCCTCGCCACCACCGACGACGCCGCCCGCGCCCTCGCCGGCGTCCTCGCCAGCTGGCACAGCGTCACCCCGACACTGCGGCTGACCCCGCTGCCCGGCGACGCCGTCAGCGCCCGGCTGCCCCTCGAACACGCCCGCGAACACGAACGCCAACCCTGGATGCACCGGCCCGTCGACGTCGCCCGCGCCGTGCAGACCCGCGGCTGGCCCGCACACACCCGCGGCGAGGTCACCTTCACCCTCACCGACGACCTCGCCGACTGGAACACCGGCACCTGGCAGCTCGCCGTCGACGGCGGCCAGGCCCACCTGCGCCGCGTCACCACCGACGCCGACCTGCACCTGACCGTGCGCGGCTTCGCGCTGCTCTACACGGCCACCGCCACCGCCCGCACCCTCGCCGAGACCGGGCTGCTCACCCACACCACAGCGGACCCGAGCGCCCTGGACCTGCTCGCCGCCGGCCCACCCGCCCAGCTCGTCGACTACTTCTGA
- a CDS encoding OsmC family protein encodes MPRTHHYATTVTWTGNLGTGTSGYRDYRRDHDVTTDGRPPIAGSSDPTFRGDPTRWNPEQLLLAALSQCHLLAYLHLCAVNGVVVTDYVDHATGTMTTDATGSGHFTEVVLRPRVTVADPDTVDTATALHDDAHRACFIANSVNFPVRHEPTTSS; translated from the coding sequence ATGCCCCGCACACACCACTACGCCACCACCGTCACCTGGACCGGCAACCTCGGCACCGGCACCAGCGGCTACCGCGACTACCGCCGCGACCACGACGTCACCACCGACGGCCGCCCACCCATCGCCGGCAGCTCCGACCCCACCTTCCGCGGCGACCCCACCCGCTGGAACCCCGAACAGCTCCTGCTCGCCGCGCTGTCCCAGTGCCACCTGCTCGCCTACCTGCACCTCTGCGCCGTCAACGGCGTCGTCGTCACCGACTACGTCGACCACGCCACCGGCACCATGACCACCGACGCCACCGGCTCCGGCCACTTCACCGAGGTCGTCCTGCGCCCCCGGGTCACCGTCGCCGACCCCGACACCGTCGACACCGCCACCGCCCTGCACGACGACGCCCACCGCGCCTGCTTCATCGCCAACTCCGTCAACTTCCCGGTCCGCCACGAGCCCACCACCAGCAGCTGA